One genomic segment of Pedobacter endophyticus includes these proteins:
- a CDS encoding ATP-binding protein, with amino-acid sequence MYDLHSSAVFLNLILYIYIELFFTLDMAFAITPSDEQERLEALQSYHILDTATEQDYDELTELASVICGTPIALISLVDKDRQWFKSVKGLPFSQTDRDYSFCAHGILNPDQIFEVEDAQADDRFKDNPLVTGEPNIASYAGVPLVNEDGYALGSLCVIDTEKKKLSQQQRSALKTLAHQVINKLELRRKAIEAQDANEHQQQLYDELSKSKQELQVEQDRLNRFFQQAPTGICILNGPEHIYELVNAGYQQFFPGRKFFGLPVLEALPEIKGTPIEEILNNVYSSGETFAASGQLIPLAYIPDGPVEERYFDFIYQARLNVKDQVDGIIVLAFEVTQAVKDRQALEANKLQLQDLNSEMAAINEELTTATEEQMAINEELNAANEQLVEARTEAARAKELLAQAIESAKIATWFIDPDTRVLHASPKLKEIFGYYEQEDMPYNAAMLHVREDYREQINTAVNDAITKGESYDMEYPLIGYHDRKLKWVRTTGRFFQGADALRPSLSGIVIDITDQIEARSKIEASEKHFRSLADIVPAKISNALPSGEVTFFNQHWLDYSGMNFEDLRDFGYHQMMHPDEISEFQRRLGEAASNGVPLEMEMRFKDINGHYRWHLNIASPVLDDKGQIAMWVGSTTDIERMKEEEQRKIDFVGIVSHELRSPLTSLNGYVQVLALKAKKNGDTATQSILEKTQRQVGKMRKLITGFLDIARMEAGKIHLDKTCFDMAELIGEAEQESLATVTSHTVYFAPVHHTPVFADEDKIGQVVTNFINNAVKYSPQRSTIQVTCLAVGDQIQVSVKDEGMGLAQQDQPHVFDRFYRVESEDMKTTNGFGIGLYLCAEIIHRHEGKIWVESELGKGSTFCFSLPLFTSPEKLID; translated from the coding sequence TTGTATGATTTACATTCATCAGCGGTGTTCTTAAATCTTATTTTATACATTTACATTGAATTATTTTTTACGTTAGATATGGCCTTTGCAATTACACCGTCTGATGAACAAGAACGCCTTGAAGCCCTTCAGTCCTATCACATATTAGATACTGCTACCGAGCAGGATTATGATGAATTGACAGAGCTTGCATCTGTGATTTGCGGAACGCCAATTGCCCTTATCAGCCTGGTTGATAAAGACCGGCAGTGGTTTAAATCTGTAAAAGGTTTGCCTTTTTCGCAAACTGATCGTGACTATTCTTTTTGTGCGCATGGGATTTTAAACCCGGATCAAATTTTTGAGGTGGAAGATGCACAGGCAGATGATCGTTTTAAAGACAATCCTTTGGTAACCGGCGAGCCCAATATTGCTTCTTATGCGGGTGTTCCCCTGGTAAATGAAGATGGTTACGCCCTGGGTTCGCTTTGTGTCATTGATACTGAAAAGAAAAAACTTTCCCAGCAGCAAAGGTCCGCCCTTAAAACGCTGGCGCATCAGGTAATTAACAAGTTAGAGTTACGACGTAAGGCTATAGAAGCGCAGGATGCTAATGAACACCAACAGCAGTTATATGACGAACTTTCTAAATCAAAACAAGAGCTCCAGGTAGAGCAGGACCGGCTAAATAGGTTTTTTCAGCAGGCACCTACAGGAATATGCATATTGAACGGGCCTGAACATATTTATGAACTGGTAAATGCAGGCTATCAGCAGTTCTTCCCAGGAAGAAAATTTTTTGGTTTACCTGTGCTTGAGGCCTTACCAGAAATAAAAGGGACACCTATTGAAGAAATACTTAATAACGTTTATTCAAGTGGAGAAACTTTTGCTGCAAGCGGCCAGCTGATCCCGTTAGCCTATATTCCTGACGGCCCTGTAGAAGAGCGGTACTTTGACTTCATATATCAGGCAAGGCTGAATGTAAAAGATCAGGTAGACGGGATAATAGTACTGGCCTTTGAAGTTACCCAGGCGGTAAAAGACAGGCAGGCGCTGGAAGCAAATAAATTGCAGCTCCAGGATTTAAATAGCGAAATGGCTGCTATTAATGAGGAACTGACTACTGCAACTGAGGAGCAGATGGCTATAAATGAGGAGCTGAATGCCGCTAATGAACAGTTGGTTGAGGCACGAACTGAAGCTGCCAGGGCGAAGGAACTTCTTGCACAGGCTATTGAATCTGCTAAAATAGCTACATGGTTTATTGATCCGGATACCAGGGTACTGCATGCCTCACCAAAACTTAAAGAGATCTTTGGCTATTACGAGCAGGAAGATATGCCCTATAATGCTGCAATGCTACATGTACGTGAAGACTATCGTGAACAGATCAATACAGCAGTAAATGATGCAATTACAAAAGGAGAAAGTTATGATATGGAATATCCGCTGATTGGTTACCATGACAGGAAGCTCAAATGGGTACGTACCACGGGACGTTTTTTTCAGGGAGCAGATGCTTTAAGGCCATCCTTATCGGGGATCGTCATTGATATTACCGACCAGATAGAGGCGCGTAGTAAGATTGAAGCCAGTGAAAAGCATTTTCGTTCACTAGCAGATATTGTTCCTGCAAAGATCAGTAATGCGTTGCCCAGTGGTGAGGTAACTTTCTTTAACCAGCACTGGCTGGATTATAGCGGGATGAATTTTGAAGACTTGCGGGACTTCGGCTATCACCAGATGATGCATCCGGATGAAATCTCGGAGTTTCAGCGCCGTTTGGGTGAAGCTGCCTCTAATGGGGTTCCGCTTGAAATGGAGATGCGTTTCAAGGACATAAATGGACATTACCGCTGGCATTTGAATATCGCCTCGCCTGTACTGGATGATAAGGGACAGATTGCCATGTGGGTCGGCTCGACAACTGATATTGAAAGGATGAAAGAGGAAGAGCAGCGTAAGATAGATTTTGTTGGTATAGTCAGCCATGAATTACGCTCACCTTTGACTTCTTTAAACGGCTATGTTCAGGTGCTTGCGCTCAAAGCCAAAAAGAATGGAGATACCGCCACACAAAGCATCCTGGAAAAAACCCAGCGCCAGGTTGGTAAAATGCGTAAACTCATCACAGGATTTTTGGACATTGCGCGGATGGAAGCGGGAAAGATACATCTGGATAAGACCTGCTTTGATATGGCTGAACTGATAGGCGAAGCCGAACAGGAGTCACTGGCCACTGTAACATCACATACTGTTTATTTTGCACCGGTACATCATACTCCTGTTTTCGCAGATGAAGATAAAATTGGTCAGGTAGTAACAAACTTTATTAATAATGCGGTAAAATATTCTCCACAGCGTTCCACCATACAGGTAACCTGCTTAGCGGTGGGGGACCAGATACAGGTAAGTGTAAAAGATGAAGGTATGGGCCTGGCCCAGCAAGATCAGCCACATGTTTTTGACCGCTTCTACCGGGTCGAAAGTGAAGACATGAAAACTACAAACGGCTTTGGGATCGGACTATACCTTTGTGCTGAAATTATCCATCGACATGAGGGGAAAATATGGGTAGAAAGTGAATTAGGTAAGGGAAGCACTTTCTGTTTCAGCCTTCCGCTATTTACATCACCTGAAAAATTAATTGATTAA